gatcaagaaggaggagacgtcgctgcaccgtacgtttgttgaacgcggaggtgccgtccgttcggcactcggtcatcggtgatttgaatcacggcgagtacgactccgtcatccacgttcattggaacgcttccgctcgcgatctacaagggtatgtagctgcactcctttcccctcgttgctagtatactccatagatggatcttggtgagcgtaggaaaattttaaaattatgctacgattaccaacagtCGCCACATACGCCTTCGTACTCGACGTGAACGTCTCCTCCAATTAAACGTGCATCGTTGGAAGGCCTAAATTAATtccagaaaaatgcgagcaccaatgtcaagtctaggacttgaactctgGTGGGCTTAGAATACCATTGtcttcctaaccatccaaccagagGTTGATTCACATGTGTCCGTGATTTTAGCATGTCATGCACACACACTCTTTCATTTTTTAGATAGACTAGATGATTGTACATGTGTTGCAACGGGCATAAATATTCTAGTATGCTACCTGTGATTATCTGCCCATATAATGTGATTGTATAAATAATTGTTAAACAAATCGTGCTCATATCTAAATAAAATTTTAGATTCTTTGGTAAACACTTATTTGATAAGGACTTATTGGCTTACTAAAGAAACCATAATATTATTTGGTAAGTCAACAAAAGGTTTGACAGTTAATGCGATTTAAAAAAAACCCAGATATATGAAGGAAAAAAAAACCAAAACCAAGAGAGACAGGGGGAAAGTATGTAAGGTCAAGGATGAGATAGACCACATATTCTTACATTCATTTTaaataggatatatatatatatatatatatatatatatatatatatatatatatatatatatatatatatatatatattgtgccTACTGCtcggttgcggttgcggttgcgatTGCTTAATCATTCCAAAACCAACAAAAGCTTAGTAGAGTAGTACCTAACATTATCTTAAACAAGTTGCAGCCATGTTCTCATTCATCACCATTTATTTTAAGAGTAGTACCATCATATaatactcccttcggtcctttttactccgcatataagattttttTAAATCAAACTTTATAATGTTTGATCATatttatttatatgaaaaaatatcaacatctatacTATACTAAAGTTATACAGTATGAAAATTAATAATATCATGACgtatctaatggtattgatttcgTATTGTAGATGTttgatatttcttttataaaatttGAAGTAAAAAGGACCGAGGGAGTACTAAAAGTATTATAACCCTTTGGTTTACAACCTGGAATTTCCTACACCGGCAAGTTGCACCATGATGTCATTAATCATTCCAATCAAAGAGACCCTGCAAGTTGCACCCCATCTTTTGGGTTGGAGCGACCGATCGAGTGACTCACTCGTGATCGGAAGCAACTCACGCAGGAGGAGCCACCCTTTCGTTTCGTTCCCCCGGTTTCGCAGCAAAAGCACGGAGACTTTCGTTTCGTTCCCCCGGCTCGACCAGACCCAACCCCGACCCAGCCGGAAAGGCCAGCCAAACCCTCCCCAGTCCCCATTCCCCACCCCCCTCCGAGCTCGCCATGGCGCCGGTGGATCCGCACTCCTACACCGACGGCGCGCACCCGGTGACCGCCCACGCCGCGCTCGCCTTCTACCTCGACTTCGCCGCCTCCACCATCCACGCCTCCGCGCTCGTCACCCTCTCGGCGCCGCACACCGGGGACCTGCTCCTCGACACGCGCGCCCTCGCCGTccactccgccgccaccgcccccgcccccgacgcgGCCCCCTTCCCcatccccttctccctcgccgccgacgccgacccggTCCTGGGCACCGCGCTCACGCTCGCCCTGCCCCCCGACACTGCCTCCTTCCTCCTCACCTTCTCCACCTCCCCGGCCGCCTCCGCGCTGCAGTGGCTCGCCCCGCCGCAGACCGCCTCGGGCCTCCCCTTCGTCTTCTCCCAGTGCCAGTCCATCCACGCCCGCTCCGTCTTCCCCTGCCACGACACCCCCGCCGCGCGCATCACCTACTCGCTCCTCCTCAACGTCCCCGCGCagctctccgccgtcgccgccgcgcgccACGTCGCGCGCCGCGACCCCGTCCCCTCCGACCACCGCGGCGCCTGCGACGACGCGCTATGGTGCGCGCCCGGCCGCATCGTCGAGGAGTTCGAGATGGCGCAGTGCGTGCCGCCCTACCTCTTCGCCTTCGCCGCCGGCGGGATCGGCTCCCGGGACCTCGGCCCGAGGACGCGGGTCTACGCCGAGGGCGGGGACACGCTCCTCGACGACGCCGCCCGGGAGTTCGCCGGGGTCGAGGACATGGTCAAGGTCGGGGAGTCGCTCTTTGGGCCCTATGAGTGGGAGAGGTTCGATCTGCTGGTGCTGCCGCCCAGTTTCCCCTACGGCGGCATGGAGAACCCCAGGATGGTGTTCCTCACGCCCACGGTCATCAAAGGGGACGCCGCAGGGGCGCAGGTGGTGGCCCATGAGCTCGCGCATAGTTGGACTGGAAACCTCATCACCAACAAAACCAACGAGGACTTCTGGCTAAATGAGGTGATCCTTTTGTcctcatgtgtgcttgttttttTATCTTATATGCAAATGGAATTCGAATTTACCAAAACACCTGTTGTTGTCTAATTGAGGGGGCAGATTTGTATTGTAGCTACTGATAGTTAACTTATCCATCTGCATTTGCATGAGGTAGATTTTGTACTGTTGTGTGTTTGTAAAATCCTTTCAAGCAAGCAATTTAATTTTAACTAGAATCTCAATCAAATGCGTTACAATTTTCTTCAACCAGGTCTCATTGTATAGTTGATTCACATCTGCTTTTTCCAACTGTTGTGAGTGAGGTTCACACATTCAACTAGAACTGTCACGGTAATATCTTTTCCGCATACAGGGTTTCACAACATATGCTGAGAGGAGGATTGTCGAGGTGGTTCAAGGTGAGGAGCGGGCGGCCTTAAACAGCGGAATTGGATGGAGAGGGTTGAACAGAATGATGGAGAGGTTTAAGGATAACATGGAGTTTACCAAACTGAAGCCGAAGATGGCTGGGATTGATCCTGATGATGTTTACTCAGAAGTGCCCTATGAGAAAGGCTTCCAGTTCCTTTGGCGCATCGAACGCCAGGTGGGTATAACACAAGATTTAGTTTACACTTATTTGTACCATTCTCTGATGAAATCGGTGAGAATTTGATGACTAACTGTGACTGTGTACTGCGCTCTGCCTGTTGATTGTATTAGATTGGCCGACCTGCATTCGATGAATTCCTCAAGAAGTATATTGCCAACTTCAAGTTCCAATCGATAGATACAGAGACATTTCTTGAATTCCTGAGAGCCAATGTACCTGGGATTGAAAATCAAGTTGACCTTCATGAGTGGATCAATGGTACTGGTCTCCCTCCGGATGCCATGGAGCCAGAATCAGCTACCTATAAGAAGATTTGTGTCTTAGCTGCAGAGTTTAAGTCTGGAAAAATTccaagtgaagaggaggtggcAGACTGGAGTGGACAAGAATGGGAGCTTTACTTGGAAAATTTACCCACAGATGTTGAAGCATCACAGGTTTGAATTGTTGGCAATACTCTGTTTTGATACTTCATCCAGTTTCGAATAGTCTATCTCTTCCTTTATAAAAGTGAAAAACGCCATCAGACATGCTTTGTTAATTTGACAATATACAGTAAATGCATCCAAGTCAGTTGTTGAAGCATTTTCTTATGTAAAGAAGAAGTCATAGTATGTTACATGACCAGTTAGAATAGATTGTTCCTCCTTCGGGACCAGAGATAACCTATTTGTTGTCAAATCATGCAGTCCTGCTGAATGCCAAATAAATAAGATAGTTGTCTGTGTGAGAACAGTTGTCCAGAGCAAGTCACATGTCTTTTGATTCATCAAGGGATATCAAACTAGCATCAGATTTTAAATACATTGAAATTAGTGGAAGAAGCATATATTCCTTTGTCTTCTTCACTCTGGAATGATATTAGAACCAGATTCTCCTTATTAGTTTTATTTATAATGGGTTGGGTAGACTTGTCAACGCAGTTTCTATCTCGAATATCAGTTATGCTGAGGGTACTTTGGAGAAGTCCCTTACTCATCATATATTTAGTCtattatgaatgtgatgaaaacttgGCTTTCTATTATAGAATCGTTGGGTGGCAGCATGAAAAACTACATACTCTCTCCGGTCCGAATTAAATGACGTGGACTCTATACAATGTCCATTTTACATTGTACACAGGTTGCGTCAATTAATTCAGACCGGAGGGAGTAATAGTTTCTCAATTTATTGATACTGAAGCAGTTGTTTCAAGTcacagagggagtagtaaagttCCACCCTCTTTAGCTAGGAAACTTCATTTATAGATTACACAGTACCCAATGTGAACATTCACATGATCATGTGTTTAAGCCTATGTTGGGTTCAATACTTATTGAGTCCATAGCCCCCGTTTGAGCATCTAATTAAAAAGTATGGATAGCTCTACAAAGCAAGATCTAGAAAGTACCGAGACCTTCAGGTGTGTTCAGGCTAGGGAATTCGTTACTATCTTTCAGAGTATTGTTTTATTTATATGTGGTTTTCAGTTACTGCAAACCGAAGTATTCAGTGTTATACTATACCGTTATATAGTCATTCTGTGGACAAGAGCTTGGCTTCCAAACAAATATTGATAGAAGTTACATAACTGATAAGTGACTTAAGATTAACTGATTTTTATCGCCATTTGTCGTTTCTATCCAGGTTACTGCTCTTGATGAACGGTACAAGCTGTCAGAAAGCCGCGACTACGAGGTCAAAGTCGCATTCCTCCAGCTAGCGATCCCCACGGGCTGCAGGTGTTACTTCAACGAGGTGGAGAAATGCTTGAAGCAGGTGGGGAGGATGAAGTACCTGCGCCCGCTCTACAGCTCGCTGGCTCGGTGCTCAGGGGAGGAAGAGAAGATGCTGGCCAAGAGGATCTTCTCGGAGGCCCAAGAGTTCTACCACCCGATAGCCCGCGGCGTCGCGGAGAGCATCCTTTTGAAGCATGGCTAGTTGAGTTGAAGCCACATTTTACCGAGCCTGAACTAGAGAGAACATCTTTGATGCCTATTGACTGTTTGCTCGCTCATTTCTTCCGCATAAATTTATCTCTAGAGCTGACCTTGGATGAAACACTGAACTTCCTTCCGTGATGTGTTATGTGAGACTGCATGTGCGTAATTTATTCTGACCCTGTAAGGAACTTGAAACTCTGCCTCCTGATAACAATATCCTGTGTTGATACTGCTATGATCTCTTAATGATCATCGTCTTTTAAGTCAAATCTTGcttatactcccttcgttcggaattacttgtctcgaaaatggatgtatctagaactaaaatacgtctagatacatctatttctgcgacaagtaattccgaacggagggagtatatattagacTAGCAATGTGCCTGTGCTTTGCTATGGAATGAGGATGTTATCAGTAGTGTGTTGAGCACCTGTGGTTGACGTGGTTCTATCGACTGCGAGCTAGTGCCCCAACGGGGATTGAGCGTCATGGAGGTGATTGAACACGAGGAGTGGGAGTAGGTTATTGAATTTCAAACCCATCGTAACAGAGATCGGAGAACAAAAGCGGCAGGGGAGGGATTGGATTGGATGAGAAGAGATGGCGGCCGTTTATGCAAATGGTTTTTGTGTGCTGGTTTGTACAAATAAAAGTGTTGTGTTTcttttttggatcggagggagtagcttATTGTGCTGCATGCTATGCAAGGATCTCAATCGTCTGAAAATGCTTGATGCAACACTATATGTCTGAAAATGCTCGATGCAATGACTGCAACGAGTTGGAGTCTGAAAGTGTTCTATGCAATGCTGGCTATGTTTGAAGGGAGTGTCTATCTCGCGCGCGCGTGTTGCAGCGCTCGTTTTCGGACAGGCCTAATTTGGAAAGTGACTTAGTTACATGGATTAATTAGGGGTGGATTAATTAGCAGCGggccccctgaaaatcagggggtgGCGATTAGTGTTGATTTGGGGTGGGGCCGACTCCCAGCCTTCGCATGTGTACGCGCACAAAAGTCTCACATGGTGGGCCCTGATAGAAAATCTGGTCGGCTGAAGTCTTGCGCTGGATTGGTTTCGCTCGTTGCAGCGGCCGAGCGTGAAGGAGTCTTCTCGATGTTTGAAATGATGTGCTACCAGCATGCtgaccaaaaaaataaaataaaataaatattccctccgtccggaaatacttgtcttaaaatggttgaaaatggatgtatctataactaaaataagtctagatacaaccatttctaggacaagtatttccggacggagggagtaagctAGAGGGGCTCCGGCTGGCAAGCCTTATGATAGGCAGTTTGTGACCCTGGCCTTCCCGATGTTCCCAGGGTAATAACTGCCATATTATGGCCCATATGTTTGGGGGTGTGTGCAAAGAGATCAGCTAGCAGAGAGAAATATCAATATTTGTTCTTCCTCGCCTCCTCCCGCCGCTCCCTGGCCTCCTGCTCCTTCCTCGCCTCGTCGAATCTGTATCCCAGTATTCCCTTCCCTGTCACATTGTACTTGTATGTGACCATCATGGTAAGGGCGATGCAGCCAAACAGCAGCTCAGGCCCTCTCCTGTAATAAAGCCACCATCAACAGATCAGATATGTTGCAAACCGCAGCAACAATTCAGAAAATAAATGAATTTATGAACAGTTTGTTGGGGAATAATTATGAAGAAATGAGCAACGAGAAGAGGTTGGAAATGGCAAAAGCATCAAATAAGGATGATGTATGTAGTAAGTGCCAGTTTTCGTAAAAAGATTCTATTGCTCTCTTGATGTTATCAGCCGTCCAGGATCCATAATCCGTACCATCGGAGGACATCTTCCTCTATAAATCGGAGTAGCTGAATAAGTTACTACAGTCAAAAGGAAGCTGAAAATCACAACTAGTCGAGCCTCGAGCCAAGGTAGGGAAATACTACCGCAGGCTTACAATCCCAAACATATGAATACGCAAATTACCCATGGACAAGCAGAGGTACCTACGTACGTACGTACCCTGGTGGTGCGGCTGCATCCGCTGCTGCCGGAGAACCGACGGGCCGGCGCCTGCCGCCGGAGCGCGACCCCAGTGGCCGATCGGAGCATCGCCAACGCCGCGCTTGTATTGCTCTGGACGGCCGAAGATCCCGGTGGTTGAGTCGGCTGAAAGATCGCCGGAGCGTGCGTCTTCGACGTCGCCTGGGGTCTCAGGTCGCGCCTCGCAATCGCCTCAGCCTCTGGGTCTCCAGCGGCCTGGTACAATCCTGCCCTTGGGCGTAGAAGCCCTCGAATTCACCACTGATCCGCCAAAAAAAAAACATTACGAATGGAAATCATCGATGCAGACCAGGAGATGTGGACGGCCGCGATCTGTGAAGCAAAGAAAATCGCCACCCCCTAGataagaaaaaaaatcaataagGGCCAGTAGAAACCGAGCTTTGGTTTCAGCAAAAGGCCCAACTCAAACAATCAACCATATATTGTGCTACATCTTCCCATTTTTTGAGACCTCCTGATTTAGTCGAGGAAATGACGACTGAAGGACCTTGTATGAACCGGCCATGGAACACCCCATTTACTTCCTCGATTTAAATAAAAAGTACTTTTGAAAGAACCATAATTGTATttacaaaaagaaaataaagaaaaggtCTGTGTATGTACACATATGGTTCATACATGTGAAATAAAAAGAAATCCTCATCGCCTACTTAACAAATTTTTATGTATGCGAAAACTATATCATGTGTTACAAAATtcatgtattttttttaaaaaaaacttaatacatgcgtgaatatatTTTCATACATTTATGAAAAAAATAAAGTGTAAAAAGAAAAACCATAAACGTAAATCGAGAAAAGGGTGAAGGATATAGACAAAAATGCAAGGAATAAGGGGCTAATATGCTTAAGAGATGTCGCCTGTTCCTCTCCCGAAACCCACCCCAGGCGATTTCCTCTTCTCCTCGAGGATCCGCCCATGGCGTAGCCCTGAAAACAGAGTCTCCACGAAAACTAATCCTGTTTCCCTCCCCTTCAATTCTACCCAACCAGATCCCAGGTATTTAGCCAGTATCAAAAGCCGCCTCAGAGAAACCGCCGCGACCGTCGAGTGCCTAAAGACCCAAATCGCGTCTTTGAGAGTTCATTTGGAGATCGTAAGAGCAAGTTTTCCTATTTTCCATCCCCCTCATGATGAGAGAAAGGGGCCGCCTGATCCTGGACGTGGGCAATCAACGGAGCAATCTTCCCGCTTTAAGGGTCATGAAGGGCAGGACAATTCATGGAGGCCGTTTCTGCTAAAGGAGATGGAAGGGCTGTTAATCCCCCTCATTATGCACCGAATTACTCCCTGTGAATTCGGTGCATAATGAAGGTATTAACATGGCCATGGAGGATCTACTATTTAGAGGAGGCTTTGTTCTGCATAATCCATCACCAGTCTCTCGTATCCAGTGTTGTGCTATTCTGTGGCACACAAGGTGTTCGTACTTTTGCCTCATGGCTGCAAAGGAAGTCCACCAGATGAAGGGtcttgaggaggaggcgggggCTGATGTTGTGGAGGCGTGTGGTGCAGTCGGGTCGGGGTCTGCTGCTGGTTCCTCGGCCGGCCTGCTTGGCGACCACGCCCTATCCACCATGGTCCAGCGGCCGGGGAAGGAGCTGGCCATGGCTGTGAAGGGTCCGACAAAGAAGACCCTGGTCATCAACATGACTGGGGCCCGGAAGGCAGTGCAGGCACGCTTCCTGGCGGTCGGACTGTTCCTGTCCGTACTGTTGGTGAACTCCAGGCAATTGATCGACCACATGAAGAAGGTTTGGAAGGTGCGAGGAGAGCTGGGTGACCATGAACTGGTTGCAGCGGATGGGCGAAGATTTGTCCTCGAGTTCTCTGAAGATGGAGACCGGCAGCATGTCATCAAGGGGGGGGCGTGGCAGTATCAAGGGTGATGCGTTCTTGGTCGTCGGCCTG
This window of the Triticum aestivum cultivar Chinese Spring chromosome 5D, IWGSC CS RefSeq v2.1, whole genome shotgun sequence genome carries:
- the LOC123123464 gene encoding leucine aminopeptidase, which translates into the protein MAPVDPHSYTDGAHPVTAHAALAFYLDFAASTIHASALVTLSAPHTGDLLLDTRALAVHSAATAPAPDAAPFPIPFSLAADADPVLGTALTLALPPDTASFLLTFSTSPAASALQWLAPPQTASGLPFVFSQCQSIHARSVFPCHDTPAARITYSLLLNVPAQLSAVAAARHVARRDPVPSDHRGACDDALWCAPGRIVEEFEMAQCVPPYLFAFAAGGIGSRDLGPRTRVYAEGGDTLLDDAAREFAGVEDMVKVGESLFGPYEWERFDLLVLPPSFPYGGMENPRMVFLTPTVIKGDAAGAQVVAHELAHSWTGNLITNKTNEDFWLNEGFTTYAERRIVEVVQGEERAALNSGIGWRGLNRMMERFKDNMEFTKLKPKMAGIDPDDVYSEVPYEKGFQFLWRIERQIGRPAFDEFLKKYIANFKFQSIDTETFLEFLRANVPGIENQVDLHEWINGTGLPPDAMEPESATYKKICVLAAEFKSGKIPSEEEVADWSGQEWELYLENLPTDVEASQVTALDERYKLSESRDYEVKVAFLQLAIPTGCRCYFNEVEKCLKQVGRMKYLRPLYSSLARCSGEEEKMLAKRIFSEAQEFYHPIARGVAESILLKHG